The following are encoded together in the Takifugu flavidus isolate HTHZ2018 chromosome 22, ASM371156v2, whole genome shotgun sequence genome:
- the tmem229a gene encoding transmembrane protein 229A isoform X1, whose amino-acid sequence MGRDPRQTSRRTGGEDAEESLRELPPWMRLYFYGMHGVTLDVLLSSFQGLLEHRDPKLVGLSSLYLCILHSVTHFALEKIYSQKRCFAGRPAVFHLVFYPSVYIGLQILIGNIDTLTEQVRLVSCTQLAVHYALALYFSQVFHRGLSKLRYHPEAEEGSHAGGALALPAFARFLFFGMHGFLDEVLFTSVFSLVETSDWSLRGHTSLWSFLMYGSCSLVVERLYLHLHFSRGWGTCRRLPVYICFIYTWEFCGGLLLRQFDACSWDYSHYPHNVMGLITLLYLPGWLCLSLYQDVLSNVLLRIRCAEEGAGRREDSGGVNGELEAKRKTL is encoded by the coding sequence ATGGGCAGAGATCCACGTCAGACGAGCCGGCGAACAGGGGGCGAGGACGCGGAGGAGTCGCTGCGGGAGCTGCCGCCATGGATGCGGCTCTACTTCTACGGGATGCACGGCGTGACTCTGgatgtcctgctctcctctttccAGGGGCTGCTGGAGCACCGGGACCCGAAACTGGTGGGCCTCTCCTCCCTGTACCTTTGCATCCTGCACTCGGTGACCCACTTTGCACTGGAGAAGATCTACTCCCAGAAGAGGTGCTTCGCCGGGCGGCCTGCGGTCTTTCACCTCGTCTTCTACCCGTCCGTCTACATCGGGTTACAGATCCTCATCGGCAACATCGACACTCTGACCGAGCAGGTGAGGCTGGTGTCGTGCACGCAGCTGGCCGTGCACTACGCCCTGGCGCTATACTTCAGCCAGGTGTTCCACAGAGGGCTCTCCAAGCTGCGGTACCACCCTGAGGCGGAGGAGGGGAGCCACGCTGGGGGGGCCCTGGCCCTGCCGGCCTTCGCGCGCTTCCTCTTCTTTGGGATGCACGGCTTCCTGGACGAGGTGCTGTTCACATCAGTGTTCAGCCTGGTGGAGACGTCCGACTGGAGCCTGCGCGGACACACGTCCCTCTGGTCCTTCCTGATGTacggcagctgcagcctggtggTGGAGAGGCTCTACCTGCACCTGCACTTCAGCCGAGGCTGGGGCACCTGCCGGCGCCTCCCCGTCTACATCTGCTTCATCTACACCTGGGAGTTCTGCGGGGGGCTGCTGCTCCGGCAGTTTGACGCCTGCTCCTGGGACTACTCCCACTACCCCCACAATGTGATGGGGCTGATCACCCTGCTGTACCTGCCAGGCTGGCTGTGCCTCAGTCTGTACCAGGACGTGCTCTCCAACGTCCTGCTGAGGATCCGGTGCGCCGAGGAGGGGGCCGGCCGGAGGGAGGACTCTGGGGGGGTCAACGGGGAACTGGAGGCGAAGCGAAAAACACTTTAA
- the tmem229a gene encoding transmembrane protein 229A isoform X2 → MGLLEHRDPKLVGLSSLYLCILHSVTHFALEKIYSQKRCFAGRPAVFHLVFYPSVYIGLQILIGNIDTLTEQVRLVSCTQLAVHYALALYFSQVFHRGLSKLRYHPEAEEGSHAGGALALPAFARFLFFGMHGFLDEVLFTSVFSLVETSDWSLRGHTSLWSFLMYGSCSLVVERLYLHLHFSRGWGTCRRLPVYICFIYTWEFCGGLLLRQFDACSWDYSHYPHNVMGLITLLYLPGWLCLSLYQDVLSNVLLRIRCAEEGAGRREDSGGVNGELEAKRKTL, encoded by the coding sequence GGGCTGCTGGAGCACCGGGACCCGAAACTGGTGGGCCTCTCCTCCCTGTACCTTTGCATCCTGCACTCGGTGACCCACTTTGCACTGGAGAAGATCTACTCCCAGAAGAGGTGCTTCGCCGGGCGGCCTGCGGTCTTTCACCTCGTCTTCTACCCGTCCGTCTACATCGGGTTACAGATCCTCATCGGCAACATCGACACTCTGACCGAGCAGGTGAGGCTGGTGTCGTGCACGCAGCTGGCCGTGCACTACGCCCTGGCGCTATACTTCAGCCAGGTGTTCCACAGAGGGCTCTCCAAGCTGCGGTACCACCCTGAGGCGGAGGAGGGGAGCCACGCTGGGGGGGCCCTGGCCCTGCCGGCCTTCGCGCGCTTCCTCTTCTTTGGGATGCACGGCTTCCTGGACGAGGTGCTGTTCACATCAGTGTTCAGCCTGGTGGAGACGTCCGACTGGAGCCTGCGCGGACACACGTCCCTCTGGTCCTTCCTGATGTacggcagctgcagcctggtggTGGAGAGGCTCTACCTGCACCTGCACTTCAGCCGAGGCTGGGGCACCTGCCGGCGCCTCCCCGTCTACATCTGCTTCATCTACACCTGGGAGTTCTGCGGGGGGCTGCTGCTCCGGCAGTTTGACGCCTGCTCCTGGGACTACTCCCACTACCCCCACAATGTGATGGGGCTGATCACCCTGCTGTACCTGCCAGGCTGGCTGTGCCTCAGTCTGTACCAGGACGTGCTCTCCAACGTCCTGCTGAGGATCCGGTGCGCCGAGGAGGGGGCCGGCCGGAGGGAGGACTCTGGGGGGGTCAACGGGGAACTGGAGGCGAAGCGAAAAACACTTTAA
- the LOC130519281 gene encoding actin nucleation-promoting factor WASL-like isoform X2: MSGPPPQRRQANVGSIVLMPQENECLFNCLGRKCITLSSAVVQVFTADRNSSWNKRCCGVACLVKDNPQRSYFIRVFDIKEKKVTFEQELYNNFSIYLSKPYFMTFAGDTCQVGLNFASEEETKRFRSQVTELLDRRQRKSGPSLPMATVDIKNPEISNVHRYNNSQMNNIVHSSFPKREKKNKGKKKRLTKADIGTPSNFQHIGHVGWDPNTGFDLNNLDPELKNLFDVCGINEAQLKDKETSKVIYDFIEKNGGVEAVKNEFRRQGPAPPPPPPPPSRGGPPPPPPHHSSIPPPPPPARGRNAPPPPPPSRAPISAPPPPPPSRPGISAPPPPPPPSRGSLPPPPLPGHASIPFTPPPPPPPSIPSGGGAPPPPPPPPPPPPGPPPPAPPPTSDANGGDAGPPPKSALLSQIREGTQLKKVEQSERPVSSTGRDALLDQIRRGIQLKTRDDAMDSASPTAAPSSGIVGALMEVMQKRSKAIHSSDEDDDDDEDEDFEDEDEWED, from the exons ATGAGTGGACCCCCGCCGCAGCGGCGGCAAGCAAACGTCGGCTCGATTGTCTTGATGCCCCAGGAAAACGAATGCCTTTTCAACTGTCTGGGCAGGAAATGCATC ACGTTGTCCTCGGCAGTGGTCCAGGTGTTCACGGCGGACCGGAACAGCAGCTGGAACAAGAGATGCTGCGGCGTGGCCTGTCTGGTCAAGGACAACCCGCAGAGGTCCTACTTCATCAGAGTGTTTGACATTAAG gAGAAGAAAGTGACATTTGAGCAGGAGCTGTACAACAACTTCAGCATCTACCTCTCCAAACCTTACTTCATGACGTTCGCCGGGGAT ACGTGTCAAGTGGGTCTGAACTTCGCCAGCGAGGAGGAGACCAAGCGTTTCCGCAGTCAAGTGACGGAGCTGCTGGAcaggagacagaggaaaagCG GGCCGTCGCTCCCCATGGCCACGGTCGACATCAAAAACCCCGAGATCAGCAACGTTCACCGCTACAACAACTCTCAGATGAACAACATCGTGCACTCGTCCTTCCccaagagggagaagaagaacaaggggaagaagaagaggctgaCCAAGGCAGACATCGGCACGCCAAGCAACTTCCA GCACATCGGCCACGTCGGATGGGATCCAAACACGGGCTTTGAC CTAAACAACCTGGACCCGGAGCTGAAGAACCTCTTTGATGTTTGCGGCATCAACGAGGCTCAGCTGAAGGACAAGGAGACCTCCAAGGTCATCTACGACTTCATCGAGAAGAACGGAGGAGTGGAAGCTGTCAAAAACGAGTTCCGGAGGCAGG gtcctgctcctcctcccccccctccccctccatccagAGGTggacctcctccaccaccaccccatcACAGCTCcatcccgccccctcctcctcctgcccgcGGCCGCAACGCCccgccacctccacccccctccaggGCACCCATCTCCGCacctcctcccccgcccccgTCCCGTCCCGGCATATCCGCTCCgccaccgccccccccacccagccggGGCTccctcccgcccccccctctACCAGGCCATGCCTCGATTCCCTTCACgcctccgcctccccctcccccttcaaTTCCATCCGGTGGCGGcgcgcctcctcctcccccaccgcctcctccacctccacccggccctcctccccccgcgcCTCCACCCACCTCGGACGCTAACGGGGGGGACGCCGGCCCGCCCCCGAAATCGGCGCTGCTGAGCCAGATCAGGGAGGGAACCCAGCTGAAAAAGGTGGAGCAGAGTGAGCGGCCCGTGTCCAGCACCGGCAGAGATGCTCTTCTGGACCAAATCAGACGAGGAATCCAGCTCAAAAcg CGAGATGACGCCATGGATTCGGCATCTCCCACCGCGGCGCCCTCCTCTGGCATCGTCGGGGCCCTGATGGAGGTGATGCAGAAACGGAGCAAAGCGATCCACTCGTCAG ATGaggatgacgacgacgacgaagaCGAAGACTTTGAGGACGAAGACGAATGGGAGgattag
- the LOC130519281 gene encoding actin nucleation-promoting factor WASL-like isoform X1 — protein MSGPPPQRRQANVGSIVLMPQENECLFNCLGRKCITLSSAVVQVFTADRNSSWNKRCCGVACLVKDNPQRSYFIRVFDIKEKKVTFEQELYNNFSIYLSKPYFMTFAGDTCQVGLNFASEEETKRFRSQVTELLDRRQRKSEKKRDPLNGPSLPMATVDIKNPEISNVHRYNNSQMNNIVHSSFPKREKKNKGKKKRLTKADIGTPSNFQHIGHVGWDPNTGFDLNNLDPELKNLFDVCGINEAQLKDKETSKVIYDFIEKNGGVEAVKNEFRRQGPAPPPPPPPPSRGGPPPPPPHHSSIPPPPPPARGRNAPPPPPPSRAPISAPPPPPPSRPGISAPPPPPPPSRGSLPPPPLPGHASIPFTPPPPPPPSIPSGGGAPPPPPPPPPPPPGPPPPAPPPTSDANGGDAGPPPKSALLSQIREGTQLKKVEQSERPVSSTGRDALLDQIRRGIQLKTRDDAMDSASPTAAPSSGIVGALMEVMQKRSKAIHSSDEDDDDDEDEDFEDEDEWED, from the exons ATGAGTGGACCCCCGCCGCAGCGGCGGCAAGCAAACGTCGGCTCGATTGTCTTGATGCCCCAGGAAAACGAATGCCTTTTCAACTGTCTGGGCAGGAAATGCATC ACGTTGTCCTCGGCAGTGGTCCAGGTGTTCACGGCGGACCGGAACAGCAGCTGGAACAAGAGATGCTGCGGCGTGGCCTGTCTGGTCAAGGACAACCCGCAGAGGTCCTACTTCATCAGAGTGTTTGACATTAAG gAGAAGAAAGTGACATTTGAGCAGGAGCTGTACAACAACTTCAGCATCTACCTCTCCAAACCTTACTTCATGACGTTCGCCGGGGAT ACGTGTCAAGTGGGTCTGAACTTCGCCAGCGAGGAGGAGACCAAGCGTTTCCGCAGTCAAGTGACGGAGCTGCTGGAcaggagacagaggaaaagCG AGAAGAAACGCGACCCTCTGAATG GGCCGTCGCTCCCCATGGCCACGGTCGACATCAAAAACCCCGAGATCAGCAACGTTCACCGCTACAACAACTCTCAGATGAACAACATCGTGCACTCGTCCTTCCccaagagggagaagaagaacaaggggaagaagaagaggctgaCCAAGGCAGACATCGGCACGCCAAGCAACTTCCA GCACATCGGCCACGTCGGATGGGATCCAAACACGGGCTTTGAC CTAAACAACCTGGACCCGGAGCTGAAGAACCTCTTTGATGTTTGCGGCATCAACGAGGCTCAGCTGAAGGACAAGGAGACCTCCAAGGTCATCTACGACTTCATCGAGAAGAACGGAGGAGTGGAAGCTGTCAAAAACGAGTTCCGGAGGCAGG gtcctgctcctcctcccccccctccccctccatccagAGGTggacctcctccaccaccaccccatcACAGCTCcatcccgccccctcctcctcctgcccgcGGCCGCAACGCCccgccacctccacccccctccaggGCACCCATCTCCGCacctcctcccccgcccccgTCCCGTCCCGGCATATCCGCTCCgccaccgccccccccacccagccggGGCTccctcccgcccccccctctACCAGGCCATGCCTCGATTCCCTTCACgcctccgcctccccctcccccttcaaTTCCATCCGGTGGCGGcgcgcctcctcctcccccaccgcctcctccacctccacccggccctcctccccccgcgcCTCCACCCACCTCGGACGCTAACGGGGGGGACGCCGGCCCGCCCCCGAAATCGGCGCTGCTGAGCCAGATCAGGGAGGGAACCCAGCTGAAAAAGGTGGAGCAGAGTGAGCGGCCCGTGTCCAGCACCGGCAGAGATGCTCTTCTGGACCAAATCAGACGAGGAATCCAGCTCAAAAcg CGAGATGACGCCATGGATTCGGCATCTCCCACCGCGGCGCCCTCCTCTGGCATCGTCGGGGCCCTGATGGAGGTGATGCAGAAACGGAGCAAAGCGATCCACTCGTCAG ATGaggatgacgacgacgacgaagaCGAAGACTTTGAGGACGAAGACGAATGGGAGgattag
- the LOC130519560 gene encoding actin nucleation-promoting factor WASL-like, which produces MSAVCLCLALIHFRSPPPPPSIQRWTSSTTTPSQLHPAPSSSCPRPQRPATSTPLQGTHLRTSSPAPVPSRISAPPPPPPPSRGSLPPPPLPGHASIPFTPPPPPPPSIPSGGGAPPPPPPPPPPPPGPPPPAPPPTSDANGGDAGPPPKSALLSQIREGTQLKKVEQSERPVSSTGRDALLDQIRRGIQLKTRDDAMDSASPTAAPSSGIVGALMEVMQKRSKAIHSSDEDDDDDEDEDFEDEDEWED; this is translated from the exons ATGTCCgccgtctgtctgtgtctcGCTCTCATCCATTTtcgctcaccccccccccccccctccatccagaGGTggacctcctccaccaccaccccatcACAGCTCcatcccgccccctcctcctcctgcccgcGGCCGCAACGCCccgccacctccacccccctccaggGCACCCATCTCCGCacctcctcccccgcccccgTCCCGTCCCGCATATCCGCTCCgccaccgccccccccacccagccggGGCTccctcccgcccccccctctACCAGGCCATGCCTCGATTCCCTTCACgcctccgcctccccctcccccttcaaTTCCATCCGGTGGCGGcgcgcctcctcctcccccaccgcctcctccacctccacccggccctcctccccccgcgcCTCCACCCACCTCGGACGCTAACGGGGGGGACGCCGGCCCGCCCCCGAAATCGGCGCTGCTGAGCCAGATCAGGGAGGGAACCCAGCTGAAAAAGGTGGAGCAGAGTGAGCGGCCCGTGTCCAGCACCGGCAGAGATGCTCTTCTGGACCAAATCAGACGAGGAATCCAGCTCAAAAcg CGAGATGACGCCATGGATTCGGCATCTCCCACCGCGGCGCCCTCCTCTGGCATCGTCGGGGCCCTGATGGAGGTGATGCAGAAACGGAGCAAAGCGATCCACTCGTCAG ATGaggatgacgacgacgacgaagaCGAAGACTTTGAGGACGAAGACGAATGGGAGGAttag
- the lmod2b gene encoding leiomodin-2, which yields MSCFGYRRELSKYEDVDEDELLASLSPEELAELEKELTDIDPDDNIPIGLRQRDQTDKTPTGTFSREALMKYWETETRKLLEDEISGSSSKVDENSKECGTEEKIGEEDEKDAENEKELKGYEKQKKGEEKEEEDEEEEDEEEEAETEEEEEEEEEEEVIEDNELKPETSKDSGTLMPQPEPQVLLKPQRVEPIRLSPPPPPADPNANGNPTVVDEALQRVLRNDCELREVNLNNIDDISQETLVRFAEALRTNTHVRVFSLANTRADDPVALAIAKMLKENASITSLNIESNYVTGKGVMALVQALPGNNTLTELRFHNQRHMCGGQVEMEMVKILRENHTLIKLGYQFNLPGPRMSMTGILTRNQDRQRQRRLQEQRQQQAAPEGAVNPRTTLLKGAPPRSSPCTSPWSSPKVARSDTTKKQTPPAPPPPPPPPPPPPPPPPPPPLPQREKKPTRMIAEVIKAHEASGKKTTTKTKGKKSKKAKSKGASGEETGSILKELKNALRPVMVDRRGEEGSRPSTPMRSAHDQLMESIRNSSIRSLKRVEIPRHLR from the exons ATGAGCTGTTTTGGGTACAGACGCGAGCTGAGCAAGTACGAAGATGTGGACGAGGACGAGCTTTTGGCTTCCCTCAGCCCCGAAGAGCTGGcggagctggagaaagagctgACGGACATCGACCCTGATGACAACATCCCCATCGGACTCAGACAGCGGGACCAGACGGACAAGACTCCGACGGGTACCTTCAGCAGAGAGGCTCTCATGAAGTACTGGGAGACAGAGACCCGCAAACTGCTGGAGGACGAGATAAGTGGATCCAGCTCTAAAGTG GATGAAAATAGTAAGGAGTGtgggacagaagagaaaattggagaagaggatgaaaaagatgctgaaaatgaaaaggagTTGAAAGGgtatgaaaaacaaaagaagggagaagaaaaggaggaggaagacgaggaggaagaagatgaagaagaggaagctgagacagaagaggaggaagaggaagaagaggaggaagaggtaaTAGAAGACAATGAACTCAAACCTGAAACCTCGAAGGATTCTGGGACTTTGATGCCACAGCCTGAGCCACAGGTGCTACTGAAGCCACAGAGGGTGGAGCCTATTAGActgtctcctccccctccacctgctGACCCAAATGCGAACGGAAACCCGACCGTTGTGGATGAAGCCCTCCAGCGTGTTCTGAGAAATGACTGTGAGTTGAGAGAGGTTAACCTCAACAACATCGACGATATATCACAG GAGACCCTTGTTCGATTTGCCGAAGCCCTGAGGACCAACACACACGTGAGGGTCTTTAGCCTGGCCAACACTCGAGCCGATGACCCGGTGGCTCTGGCCATTGCTAAGATGCTAAAAGAGAATGCATCAATCACCAGCCTGAATATAGAGTCCAACTATGTGACGGGGAAGGGTGTGATGGCGCTGGTCCAGGCACTTCCAGGAAACAACACCCTTACGGAACTACGCTTTCACAACCAGAGACACATGTGCGGGGGACAG GTAGAGATGGAAATGGTGAAGATACTGAGGGAAAACCACACCCTGATCAAGCTGGGCTACCAGTTCAACCTACCTGGTCCCAGGATGAGCATGACGGGGATCCTGACCAGGAACCAGGATCGCCAGAGACAGAggcggctgcaggagcagaggcagcagcaagCGGCGCCAGAGGGAGCGGTGAACCCGAGAACCACTCTGCTG AAAGGGGCTCCTCCTCGGTCATCACCTTGCACGTCTCCTTGGTCCTCGCCCAAAGTCGCCCGAAGTGACACCACCAAGAAACAGACTCCTCCCGCTCCCccaccaccgccgcctcctccaccaccgcctcccccacctcctcccccgccccccctcccgcaGCGCGAGAAGAAGCCCACAAGGATGATCGCGGAGGTCATCAAGGCGCACGAAGCCAGCGGCAAGaagaccaccacaaagacgaAGGGTAAGAAAAGCAAGAAGGCGAAGTCGAAGGGGGCAAGCGGGGAGGAGACGGGTAGCATCCTGAAGGAGCTCAAGAACGCGCTGAGACCCGTGATGGTGgacagaagaggggaggagggcagcaggCCATCAACGCCGATGAGATCGGCCCACGATCAACTGATGGAGTCCATCCGCAACAGCAGCATCCGCAGCTTGAAACGG GTGGAAATCCCACGACATCTAcgataa
- the asb15b gene encoding ankyrin repeat and SOCS box protein 15b, with product MDDLEQDSINQELIEFALQESIQDLNKSAKTSSTEPHSEAFTKIMAAIRRGDSCALQQQAARPSAYRERDSRGRLPLHVAAPRPQPDVLRAVLQGTASAHLTLEVQTGEGDTPLTLAVAAGLVDNVKILLGHGASPHNTNSRNESPLLIAVRQRSYDMVLTLLMGGAFVEQVCWTKWTATHEAAKVGCADVLTQLLRHGAKVNSRDGHGVTPLAIAAEHGNTEALDVLIQHGGDVNAQATNGDSVLYDAAGSGNLDTVELLLQHGADPNVASFAFQLPIHRASYEGHILVLRTLIPITSERAIHLSGQDPIHSATDGGQVECLRLLIQEGRDVNALLGTHISENYGDLRKTPLFFAISNGDVTCAKLLLAAGARTELDPLRCILVAVRAERHDLVQLLLSYGADVNCYFRVISNTLFPTALQYCLSDHIMMRLLLNSGYQAYKCFQCFHGDDRGMDSRWIDLRNRVYQIYSQPDVITFCEFVSVSWLTHLVGGTVRTLLDYVSYVSICPKLRRILKMGPEWEEISDILSKPRTLQHLCRLAIRGNMSLTTLNDPRAMAAVPLPPTLQNYVTFRSFSQHTDLTK from the exons ATGGACGACCTGGAGCAGGACAGCATAAACCAGGAACTTATTGAGTTTGCTCTTCAAGAGAGCATTCAAGATCTCAACAAATCAGCTAAAACAAGCAG TACTGAACCACACAGCGAAGCGTTTACGAAGATAATGGCAGCTATTCGCAGAG GCGACAGCTGTGCtctacagcagcaggcagctcgTCCGTCTGCCTACAGAGAGCGCGACAGCAGAGGCCGCCTCCCTCTACACGTAGCGGCGCCGAGACCGCAGCCAGACGTGCTGCGTGCAGTGCTGCAGG GGACGGCGTCTGCACACCTGACCCTGGAGGTGCAGACAGGGGAGGGGGACACACCTCTGACTCTGGCTGTGGCGGCCGGCCTGGTGGACAACGTCAAGATTCTGCTGGGCCACGGAGCCTCGCCGCACAACACCAACAGCAGGAACGAGTCCCCTCTGCTAATCG CAGTGAGGCAGAGGTCGTATGACATGGTTCTGACCCTCCTCATGGGCGGGGCTTTTGTGGAGCAGGTGTGCTGGACCAAATGGACGGCGACGCACGAGGCCGCGAAG GTGGGCTGCGCAGATGTTCTGACGCAGCTTCTCCGACATGGAGCTAAAGTCAATTCCAGAGACGGCCATGGGGTGACACCTCTGGCGATCGCTGCTGAACACGGCAACACCGAGGCCCTGGACGTCCTCATACAGCACG GTGGGGACGTGAATGCCCAGGCCACCAATGGAGACTCCGTCCTGTATGACGCGGCCGGGTCGGGGAACCTGGACAccgtggagctgctgcttcagcatgGGGCCGACCCGAATGTGGCTAGCTTCGCTTTCCAGCTACCCATCCACAGAGCCTCATATGAGGGACACATTCT AGTCTTGAGGACTCTCATCCCCATCACCAGTGAGAGAGCCATCCATCTGTCGGGCCAGGACCCCATCCACTCTGCCACTGATGGTGGTCAAGTTGAGTGCCTGCGGCTACTGATTCAGGAAGGACGTGATGTCAATGCCTTGTTGGGCACTCACATCTCGG AGAACTATGGCGACCTCAGGAAAACTCCTTTGTTCTTCGCTATTTCCAATGGTGACGTAACCTGCGCTAAGTTGCTGCTGGCGGCTGGAGCGAGGACCGAGCTGGACCCCCTGCGATGCATCCTGGTTGCCGTCCGAGCGGAAAG GCATGACCttgtgcagctgctgttgtcctACGGCGCAGACGTGAACTGTTACTTCAGAGTGATCAGCAACACGCTCTTCCCCACGGCGCTGCAGTACTGCCTGAGTGACCACATCATGATGAGACTGTTGCTCAACAGTGGATACCAAGCTTACAA ATGCTTccagtgtttccatggtgatgatAGAGGAATGGACAGCAGGTGGATTGACCTCCGTAATCGAGTGTACCAGATTTACAGTCAACCAGACGTCATCACG TTCTGCGAGTTTGTGTCGGTGTCGTGGCTGACACACCTAGTCGGCGGGACGGTGAGGACGCTCCTGGACTACGTGAGCTACGTCAGCATCTGTCCAAAGCTCAGACGGATCCTGAAAATGGGGCCGGAGTGGGAGGAGATTTCTGACATACTGA GTAAACCTCGCACCCTGCAGCACTTGTGCCGCTTGGCCATCAGGGGCAACATGAGCCTGACGACGCTGAATGACCCTCGAGCCATGGCTGCAGTCCCACTTCCTCCTACGTTGCAGAACTATGTGACCTTCAGGAGTTTCTCTCAGCACACTGACCTTACAAAATGA